A window of the Myxococcus virescens genome harbors these coding sequences:
- the yidD gene encoding membrane protein insertion efficiency factor YidD — MSPLAFVISLPIRFYRKFLGPLLPKVCRFHPSCSTYAMEALEKHGGLKGSWLTLWRLVRCQPFHPGGIDPVP, encoded by the coding sequence ATGAGCCCCCTGGCCTTCGTCATCTCGCTGCCCATCCGCTTCTACCGGAAGTTCCTCGGACCGCTGCTCCCCAAGGTGTGCCGGTTCCATCCCTCCTGCTCCACGTACGCCATGGAGGCGCTGGAGAAGCACGGCGGCCTCAAGGGGTCGTGGCTCACTCTCTGGCGGCTCGTGCGCTGCCAGCCCTTCCACCCCGGCGGTATCGACCCGGTGCCGTGA
- the rpmH gene encoding 50S ribosomal protein L34: MSKRTYQPSKVRRNRAHGFRKRNATKGGRDVLKRRRAKGRKRLVVSAPKK, from the coding sequence GTGTCCAAGCGCACGTACCAGCCGTCGAAGGTCCGCCGCAATCGCGCCCACGGGTTCCGCAAGCGGAACGCCACGAAGGGCGGCCGGGATGTCCTCAAGCGCCGTCGTGCGAAGGGTCGCAAGCGGCTCGTCGTGTCCGCTCCCAAGAAGTAA
- the rnpA gene encoding ribonuclease P protein component — MRAEGATPGQSRPADQRFPKALRLLQRREFLEVQEGGHKVPSDCLLALVKRNGRPYSRVGLTVSSKVGNAVVRARLRRVLRELFRKRRMQWPSGLDVVLVARSSAKDASFPALSRAFDGVTRKLQRLPRAVETKPKEPPR; from the coding sequence GTGAGGGCCGAGGGTGCGACGCCGGGCCAGTCCCGCCCGGCAGACCAGCGCTTCCCCAAGGCCCTGCGCCTGCTTCAACGGCGCGAGTTCCTCGAGGTCCAGGAAGGCGGGCACAAAGTCCCTTCGGACTGCCTCCTGGCCCTCGTGAAGCGCAATGGCCGACCGTACTCACGTGTTGGCCTGACCGTGTCGAGCAAGGTGGGCAACGCCGTCGTCCGAGCGCGCTTGAGGCGCGTCTTGCGGGAGCTTTTTCGGAAGCGCCGCATGCAATGGCCGTCAGGCCTGGACGTCGTCCTGGTGGCACGCTCCTCCGCGAAGGATGCTTCCTTTCCGGCGTTGTCGCGTGCCTTTGACGGTGTCACCCGTAAGCTGCAGCGACTGCCCCGCGCTGTGGAGACGAAGCCGAAGGAGCCGCCCAGATGA
- a CDS encoding MXAN_5453 family MXYO-CTERM-anchored protein — translation MSVAGRKRSARASQVRGRTLALSVLTLATPAWAEVPDYTLELQARTNLLGNASGAYNVAPGNLLAGSLQIPLTDDGQIAFRLAITPEGRQAVWWGKDGAGQRIYVLPDLGEDARISDPGLRSQSNLISHGNLAFAVTGAASASQNGIYRLNVASPDDVRIERAPIGASNWSSLQLNEADVIGFRASYGGGGQSYFLLGSGWASTLVSDNIADSSSPYSFLYSPRLNDQAQIAGVVDRASGSAEFFQELRIFNVTIESQLVAQTRGLDANSPVYRFASVQPALNNQGQVAFLGTARDASGRNVTTLWFWDGTELRVIAQDGLGEIRQLEFFPPDINDSGLVVFRAFDAANLRAVWVSDGQALKRVVSEHDIVTSDLGPARIDQETPSNPVFAGSPSINERGDVALAAGLAPPDNDQEEWGTAVFIARASFPQTDGGVDGGPGEDPDAGPGTDPDGGTDGGPGEDPDAGPGTDPDAGPGEDPDAGPGTDPDAGPGEDPDAGPGTDPDAGPGGAPDAGTGADPDAGPGADAGPGQEPEPDGGPSQDAGSLPPPPPDGGCGCQSSSPSALLPWMLAGLMRVVMGRRRKDA, via the coding sequence ATGTCGGTCGCGGGACGGAAGCGGAGTGCGCGGGCCAGTCAGGTCCGTGGAAGGACGCTGGCGCTGAGCGTGCTCACGCTGGCCACGCCAGCCTGGGCGGAGGTGCCCGACTACACGCTGGAGCTCCAGGCGCGGACCAACCTGCTGGGGAACGCGTCTGGCGCCTACAACGTGGCGCCGGGCAACCTGCTGGCGGGGAGTCTCCAGATCCCGCTGACCGACGATGGCCAGATTGCCTTCCGGTTGGCCATCACCCCCGAGGGACGACAGGCGGTGTGGTGGGGCAAGGACGGCGCGGGGCAGCGCATCTATGTGCTCCCTGACCTGGGCGAAGACGCACGCATCAGCGATCCGGGACTCAGATCCCAGAGCAATCTGATCTCCCATGGCAATCTGGCCTTCGCCGTCACCGGGGCTGCTTCGGCGAGCCAGAACGGCATCTACCGGTTGAATGTCGCCAGTCCGGACGACGTGCGCATCGAGCGCGCACCGATTGGCGCTTCGAACTGGAGCAGCTTGCAACTCAACGAAGCCGATGTGATTGGTTTTCGTGCGTCGTATGGCGGTGGAGGGCAGTCCTATTTCCTTCTGGGCTCGGGCTGGGCGAGCACCCTGGTCAGCGACAACATCGCCGACAGTTCGAGCCCCTATTCGTTCCTGTACTCACCGAGGCTGAACGACCAAGCTCAGATTGCCGGTGTGGTGGACCGCGCGTCTGGGTCCGCGGAGTTCTTCCAGGAGCTGCGCATCTTCAACGTGACCATCGAGTCGCAGCTCGTGGCGCAGACGCGCGGGCTCGACGCGAACTCACCGGTGTACCGCTTCGCGTCCGTGCAGCCGGCGCTCAACAACCAGGGGCAGGTGGCGTTCCTGGGGACGGCTCGGGACGCGTCCGGACGGAACGTCACGACGTTGTGGTTCTGGGATGGAACGGAGCTGCGGGTGATTGCCCAGGATGGCCTGGGGGAGATCCGGCAGTTGGAGTTCTTCCCGCCGGACATCAACGACAGCGGGCTCGTGGTCTTCCGGGCCTTCGACGCCGCGAACCTGCGCGCGGTGTGGGTCAGTGACGGTCAGGCGCTGAAGCGGGTCGTGAGCGAGCACGACATCGTGACGTCGGACCTGGGCCCGGCGCGCATCGACCAGGAGACGCCGTCCAATCCGGTGTTCGCGGGCTCACCCAGCATCAACGAGCGGGGCGATGTCGCGTTGGCCGCGGGTCTGGCTCCGCCAGACAACGACCAGGAGGAGTGGGGCACGGCCGTGTTCATCGCACGGGCTTCGTTCCCGCAGACGGATGGTGGCGTGGACGGCGGCCCGGGTGAGGACCCGGACGCGGGCCCAGGCACGGATCCGGACGGTGGAACCGATGGAGGTCCGGGTGAGGACCCCGACGCGGGGCCTGGAACGGATCCAGACGCGGGCCCGGGTGAGGACCCCGACGCGGGGCCTGGAACGGATCCAGACGCAGGCCCGGGTGAGGACCCCGACGCGGGTCCTGGAACGGATCCAGACGCGGGCCCGGGTGGAGCTCCGGACGCTGGCACCGGCGCGGATCCGGATGCGGGCCCTGGAGCGGATGCCGGTCCGGGCCAGGAGCCCGAGCCCGACGGTGGCCCGTCGCAGGATGCGGGGTCGCTGCCTCCGCCTCCTCCGGACGGTGGCTGCGGATGCCAGTCCTCGTCTCCCTCCGCGCTGCTCCCGTGGATGCTCGCGGGGCTGATGCGGGTCGTCATGGGCCGTCGCCGCAAGGACGCGTAG
- a CDS encoding HEAT repeat domain-containing protein produces MSPRLKSLVLLLAVLTAAALWRAGQETQTPASPETPPAVSQSSNDEAPTPEPEEILPGVKGRERVLVVGHRLRYTFDLDLRTHTELSAGARESLHTGWSGLFELTYLGAEGEQHLFSGHLVPTRVAVAPGETLAPGDAALQALRGMFERPVYVGQDVRGRVMAVHFDAAQDAAARRLVRLLLASTQFVAEDGPRWSTEEPDSRGDLEAVYRAGGSANTYVKTKRRYLRAGSAVLPRLQGHLDFTLFADGHVKEATGSEVVELGGAGTGLPRIREETRVALIHVGVDYLLSSLRPFDAVRATLRSERLTDSTGMEGASLEAWDRQLVKGAKLDELLRSLAKREDLDTARLRLAALFRQNLAEVDRAVALIRQGSVNAVRSEQMLEALASAGTPEAQRALMSMLEGERVRPKTRAHAARAVGRMERPSPLLGDALERVVDGTRDAGVRNAAALSMGTLSKALEVAEPGRSQALVEGLMRRCRTGTLEPEVCLDALARAGAPVGLAYVKSALVHPEAAVRGAATEALSAIPGAAVDALLDQVMLDDPSPRVRALAVKAVSQRVVSVHMEALARVLRAERSERVRIEVVRLLGQLQAVEAPAAALLRDVATNDGSSNVRALATSLLGE; encoded by the coding sequence GTGAGCCCGCGCCTGAAGAGCCTGGTCCTGCTGCTCGCCGTGCTCACGGCAGCCGCGCTGTGGCGTGCGGGCCAGGAGACACAGACGCCGGCTTCTCCTGAGACACCGCCGGCTGTCTCACAGTCCTCGAATGATGAGGCCCCCACACCGGAGCCCGAAGAAATCCTTCCGGGCGTGAAGGGGCGGGAGCGGGTGCTCGTCGTGGGCCACCGGCTTCGTTACACGTTCGACCTGGACCTCCGGACCCACACGGAGCTTTCGGCTGGCGCGCGGGAGTCCCTGCACACCGGATGGAGCGGCCTGTTCGAGCTCACCTACCTGGGCGCGGAGGGAGAACAGCACCTGTTCTCCGGCCACCTCGTGCCCACGCGAGTGGCCGTGGCACCCGGTGAGACGCTGGCGCCCGGTGACGCAGCGCTGCAGGCGCTCCGGGGCATGTTCGAGCGGCCGGTGTACGTGGGCCAGGACGTGCGGGGCCGGGTGATGGCCGTGCACTTCGATGCGGCGCAGGACGCGGCGGCGCGGCGGCTCGTGCGCCTGCTGCTCGCGTCGACGCAGTTCGTGGCGGAGGACGGCCCCCGCTGGAGCACCGAGGAGCCGGACTCGCGCGGTGACCTCGAAGCCGTGTACCGCGCGGGTGGCAGCGCGAACACCTACGTGAAGACGAAGCGGCGCTACCTGCGCGCGGGCTCGGCGGTGCTCCCACGGCTGCAAGGGCACCTGGACTTCACCCTGTTCGCGGATGGGCACGTGAAGGAGGCCACGGGCTCGGAGGTGGTGGAGCTGGGCGGAGCCGGCACGGGGCTCCCACGCATCCGAGAGGAGACGCGGGTCGCGTTGATCCACGTGGGCGTGGACTACCTGCTTTCGTCACTGAGGCCGTTTGACGCCGTGCGGGCGACGTTGCGGTCGGAGCGGCTCACGGATTCGACAGGCATGGAGGGGGCTTCGCTGGAGGCGTGGGACAGGCAGCTCGTGAAGGGGGCGAAGCTGGATGAATTGCTGCGGTCGCTGGCGAAGCGCGAGGACCTGGACACGGCGCGGCTGCGACTGGCGGCCTTGTTCCGACAGAATCTGGCGGAAGTGGACCGGGCCGTGGCGCTGATTCGTCAGGGCTCCGTGAACGCGGTGCGCTCCGAGCAGATGCTGGAGGCGCTGGCCAGCGCGGGGACGCCCGAGGCGCAGCGGGCGCTGATGTCCATGCTGGAGGGGGAACGGGTCCGGCCGAAGACCCGGGCCCACGCGGCACGGGCCGTGGGACGGATGGAACGGCCTTCGCCGCTGCTCGGTGATGCGCTGGAGCGCGTGGTGGATGGGACGCGGGACGCGGGGGTGAGGAACGCGGCGGCGCTGTCGATGGGGACGCTGTCGAAGGCGTTGGAGGTGGCGGAGCCGGGCCGGAGCCAGGCGCTGGTGGAGGGACTCATGAGGCGCTGCCGCACGGGTACCTTGGAGCCCGAGGTCTGTCTGGATGCCCTGGCCCGGGCTGGGGCTCCGGTGGGATTGGCCTACGTGAAGTCGGCGCTGGTGCATCCGGAGGCGGCTGTGCGGGGTGCGGCGACGGAGGCACTGAGTGCCATCCCTGGCGCGGCGGTGGATGCCCTGCTGGACCAGGTGATGCTCGACGACCCGAGCCCGCGGGTTCGTGCGCTCGCGGTGAAGGCTGTCTCTCAGCGGGTCGTCAGCGTCCACATGGAAGCGCTGGCCCGGGTGCTGCGCGCCGAGCGAAGTGAGCGCGTCCGCATCGAAGTGGTGCGGCTGCTGGGCCAGTTGCAAGCCGTGGAAGCTCCCGCTGCGGCCCTGCTTCGCGATGTGGCCACGAACGATGGGTCCTCGAACGTGCGGGCGCTGGCGACGTCGCTGCTCGGTGAGTAG
- the dnaA gene encoding chromosomal replication initiator protein DnaA → MNALAQAATPLPSAGILWARMLDAIRQEKFDYALRWLERMRPLEVRDGALVMGVPDRFFRDWVDDHYRPLLDAQLGRMGEGLTSIAYEVVEGLEPDPHFPPIPSVKASATRPGRLNARFTFDTFVVADSNQLPAAAAQAVADKPGHHYNPLYIYGGTGLGKTHLLQAVGNLIWERDPSQRVVFLSSEQFTNEYVESVREHRMGDFRRKFREECDVLLLDDIQFLGKREETQKEFFYTFNTLYEMNKAIVLTSDTVPAEIPGLEDRLRSRFAMGLMTDIREPTYETRVAILQKKAVAEGLDLPDSVAHFIAKHIQKNVRELEGALVKLSAVHSLTRQPVTEDFASQVLRDILPAHSAVDVEAIQREVARFYKVTVESLKEDRRHKALAHARQVAMYLSRKLTKSSFPEIAARFSKDHSTVISAVRKVEGLRVTDATVQRELAELELKLGNP, encoded by the coding sequence GTGAACGCCCTCGCCCAAGCCGCTACCCCCCTCCCAAGTGCTGGAATTCTCTGGGCTCGGATGCTGGATGCCATCCGCCAGGAGAAGTTCGACTATGCGCTGAGATGGCTGGAGCGGATGCGCCCGCTGGAGGTGCGTGATGGCGCCCTGGTGATGGGCGTTCCCGACCGCTTCTTCCGCGACTGGGTGGATGACCACTACCGTCCCCTGCTGGATGCGCAGCTCGGGCGGATGGGGGAGGGCCTGACCTCCATCGCCTATGAAGTGGTGGAGGGTCTGGAGCCGGACCCGCATTTCCCACCCATACCGTCAGTCAAGGCGAGCGCCACGCGCCCGGGCCGGCTGAACGCGCGCTTCACCTTCGACACCTTCGTGGTGGCGGACAGCAACCAGCTCCCGGCCGCCGCGGCGCAGGCCGTGGCCGACAAGCCGGGCCACCACTACAACCCGCTCTACATCTACGGCGGCACGGGCCTGGGCAAGACGCACCTGCTCCAGGCCGTGGGCAACCTCATCTGGGAGCGGGATCCGTCCCAGCGCGTGGTGTTCCTCTCCAGCGAGCAGTTCACCAACGAGTACGTGGAGAGCGTCCGCGAGCACCGCATGGGGGACTTCCGCCGGAAGTTCCGGGAGGAGTGCGACGTGCTCCTCCTCGACGACATCCAGTTCCTCGGCAAGCGTGAGGAGACGCAGAAGGAGTTCTTCTACACCTTCAACACGCTCTACGAGATGAACAAGGCCATCGTCCTCACCAGCGACACCGTGCCCGCGGAGATTCCGGGCCTGGAGGACCGGCTGCGCAGCCGCTTCGCCATGGGGCTGATGACGGACATCCGCGAGCCCACCTACGAGACGCGGGTGGCCATCCTCCAGAAGAAGGCCGTGGCCGAAGGTCTGGACCTGCCGGACTCGGTGGCGCACTTCATCGCCAAGCACATCCAGAAGAACGTGCGCGAGCTGGAAGGCGCGCTGGTGAAGCTGTCCGCGGTGCACAGCCTGACGCGCCAGCCGGTGACGGAGGACTTCGCGTCCCAGGTGCTGCGCGACATCCTCCCCGCCCACAGCGCGGTGGACGTGGAGGCCATCCAGCGCGAGGTGGCCCGCTTCTACAAGGTCACGGTGGAGTCGCTGAAGGAAGACCGCCGGCACAAGGCCCTGGCCCATGCGCGCCAGGTGGCCATGTACCTCAGCCGCAAGCTGACGAAGAGCTCCTTCCCGGAAATCGCCGCGCGCTTCAGCAAGGACCACTCCACCGTCATCTCCGCGGTGCGCAAGGTGGAGGGCCTCCGCGTGACGGATGCCACCGTGCAGCGTGAGTTGGCGGAGCTGGAATTGAAGCTCGGCAATCCCTGA